Proteins encoded within one genomic window of Perognathus longimembris pacificus isolate PPM17 chromosome 28, ASM2315922v1, whole genome shotgun sequence:
- the LOC125343226 gene encoding putative transcription factor SPT20 homolog-like 2, which translates to MQRSLEQALEEIDNANAGVQQRTRRRSSLNEEKSLQEKLYDIYVEECEKKTEVGAFRSNESLLDQLVRREDFPCLVIDLNSGDQGCFAMILDKEGSLSESIALPYSGDKLLEYLEAEELPPYLLNILDNSEVNLFHHGCVLAEIRDYRKCSNRELSGYQRQHVLLKPKMQTLMCDMECMISGAHHWTQEEKHEFENQVILGTAEPSCLDSSVRDTCTPKRPLCQRQNGREESVRPSFTRSQWHSVDWPWEMPKYTSPGFEAKKYTTSPGFEAKKYTTSPGLEAKTVHKKQAERRGHSYELMISAATLESEDIELPRSRELDLTSELDLQRCAKGSPFVSFGDSPVAAWTVPEARDEFAFAYEPGGPPREGNLIIMQSLNDPLLSDSLWAPQEVGCESPLSPPYILSSYPLDVLLAGSKPTVGMAIGASQESTQGNTECSLSSKMEPRSSGSPIVNKASSGKKPKLPPSPWLPSTSSELPGETGVTPSGTSQPRHVGHPARNCRKLRRLAPGPAPPPKPAPKPPPKAYPRLPPRIAPKPLPPPLPPPPPPPPRPPRLAPKPACSSPPVPLPSPTPTLATASPSNPAPITSLATAPLSNLNPPTTEALPSTSAHPPSLVTPPAPSPDPTPIPSPGPPPAPTPIPTPPPTWAPAPQPASQACKSRARVGKGSKRPSRAKAPTSLSESTQATKDPTNSSHLPATQVTQNSSSLVSDSALGLACPPGDPMPDQVPPSGGLLSLGVQLPNVPSGLMQSPSPMAMQFLVNNTSNTITVQIPPGAVVLNPQPKFNQLLPQQLLPQSGAPPSHPEPPTSTQGSSSQQWTTPLQGSSSQQWAIPLQGSSSQQWLTPLQASSNQQWVTPLQGSSSQQWVTPLQGSSSQQWVTPLQGPSNQQWVTPLQGPSNQQWVTPIQESSSQQWPQPSRQTVLVTLAGVESFLLPQATLLGQPTSGPNLAVQNFQPSPPAQPQQGQVQAQSAQAGFRQTPFPNVTLAIQNPQPPHSRWTCGSLHLAFITPPGASSFRLEREQESPPNSTSPLATHPRRKQLAKPMPLVSH; encoded by the exons ATGCAGAGATCTTTAGAACAAGCATTGGAAGAAATAGACAATGCCAATGCTGGTGTCCAACAGAGGACTCGTAGAAGATCCTCACTTAATGAGGAAAAATCTCTACAGGAAAAACTTTATGACATTTATGTTGAAGAATGTGAAAAGAAGACAGAGGTGGGAGCGTTCAGAAGCAACGAGAGCTTGCTAGACCAGCTTGTCAGGAGAGAGGACTTTCCTTGTCTGGTGATTGACCTCAACTCAGGAGATCAGGGCTGTTTTGCAATGATCTTGGACAAAGAGGGCTCCCTTTCAGAGAGCATTGCACTGCCCTATTCAGGAGATAAACTGCTTGAGTATTTAGAGGCAGAAGAATTACCTCCCTATCTGCTCAATATCTTGGACAACTCGGAGGTGAATCTTTTCCATCATGGCTGTGTTTTAGCAGAAATACGTGACTATAGGAAGTGCAGCAATAGAGAACTCTCTGGTTACCAAAGGCAACATGTTCTCTTGAAACCAAAGATGCAGACTTTAATGTGTGATATGGAGTGCATGATAAGTGGGGCCCATCATTGGACTCAGGAAGAGAAACATGAGTTTGAGAACCAGGTGATCTTAGGAACAGCAGAGCCATCGTGCCTTGATTCTTCTGTCCGGGACACCTGCACTCCCAAAAGACCGCTGTGCCAGAGGCAGAATGGGAGGGAGGAATCCGTGAGACCTAGCTTCACGAGGTCTCAGTGGCACAGTGTGGATTGGCCATGGGAGATGCCGAAATACACAAGTCCTGGCTTTGAGGCCAAGAAATACACAACAAGTCCTGGCTTCGAGGCCAAGAAATACACAACAAGTCCTGGCTTAGAGGCCAAGACGGTTCACAAAAAACAAGCGGAAAGAAGAGGCCACTCTTATGAGCTGATGATTTCAGCAGCAACCTTGGAGTCAGAGGACATAGAACTGCCCAGATCCCGTGAACTGGATTTGACTTCAGAACTAGATCTTCAAAGATGTGCAAAAGGGAGtccatttgtttcttttggtgaCTCTCCAGTAGCAGCCTGGACTGTTCCTGAGGCAAGAGATGAGTTTGCATTTGCATATGAACCTGGGGGTCCCCCAAGGGAAGGGAACTTGATTATCATGCAGTCACTTAATGATCCTCTTCTTTCTGACAGCCTCTGGGCCCCTCAAGAAGTTGGCTGTGAGAGCCCGTTGAGTCCCCCCTACATCTTATCAAGTTACCCTTTGGATGTTTTGCTGGCAGGGTCAAAGCCTACTGTGGGGATGGCTATTGGTGCAAGCCAGGAGTCTACTCAGGGCAACACTGAATGTTCACTATCCAGTAAGATGGAGCCCAGGTCCAGCGGCTCTCCTATTGTCAACAAGGCCTCTTCAGGGAAGAAGCCCAAACTGCCTCCCTCCCCGTGGTTGCCATCGACCTCCTCAGAATTACCTGGGGAGACGGGAGTCACTCCTTCCGGCACCTCACAACCAAGACACGTGGGCCACCCGGCCAGGAACTGCCGGAAGCTCAGGCGGCTGGCTCCCGGCCCAGCTCCCCCACCCAAACCTGCTCCCAAGCCTCCCCCCAAAGCTTATCCCAGGCTCCCTCCCAGGATTGCGCCCAAACCTCtgcccccgccccttcccccgcccccgccccctcccccacgccctccCAGGCTTGCTCCCAAGCCCGCCTGCTCTTCCCCTCCGGTTCCCCTTCCCAGTCCCACTCCCACCCTGGCCACTGCTTCCCCTTCCAATCCCGCGCCTATTACCAGTCTGGCTACTGCTCCCCTTTCCAATCTCAATCCCCCCACTACTGAGGCTCTCCCTTCCACTTCTGCTCACCCTCCCTCTCTTGTCACCCCTCCTGCTCCCAGTCCTGACCCCACTCCCATTCCCAGTCCtggcccccctccagcccccacccccattcccaccccccctcccacttGGGCTCCTgctccccagccagccagccaggcttGTAAGTCCCGAGCAAGGGTTGGCAAAGGGAGCAAACGGCCTTCCAGGGCCAAGGCTCCTACCAGCTTGTCAGAAAGCACTCAGGCCACCAAGGACCCCACCAACTCAAGCCACCTGCCAGCCACCCAGGTGACACAAAACTCTTCATCTCTGGTAAGTGACTCAGCCTTGGGGCTGGCCTGCCCCCCTGGCGACCCCATGCCTGACCAGGTTCCTCCTTCTGGTGGCCTTCTGTCCCTGGGAGTCCAGCTGCCCAATGTCCCTAGTGGGTTAATGCAATCCCCTTCTCCGATGGCAATGCAGTTTCTTGTGAATAATACTTCAAATACCATAACAGTGCAGATTCCCCCAGGTGCTGTTGTCTTGAACCCCCAGCCTAAGTTTAACCAGTTGCTTCCACAGCAACTGCTTCCACAATCTGGAGCACCTCCTTCGCATCCAGAGCCCCCCACTTCTACGCAGGGGTCTAGCAGTCAACAGTGGACTACCCCTCTTCAGGGGTCTAGCAGTCAACAATGGGCCATCCCTCTTCAGGGGTCTAGCAGTCAACAGTGGCTCACCCCTCTTCAAGCATCTAGCAATCAACAGTGGGTCACCCCTCTGCAGGGATCTAGCAGTCAACAGTGGGTCACCCCTCTGCAGGGATCTAGCAGTCAACAGTGGGTCACCCCTCTGCAGGGACCTAGCAATCAACAGTGGGTCACCCCTCTGCAGGGACCTAGCAATCAACAGTGGGTTACTCCTATTCAGGAGTCTAGCAGTCAACAGTGGCCCCAACCATCTCGGCAAACTGTCCTTGTTACCCTTGCTGGGGTGGAGAGTTTTCTGCTGCCCCAGGCAACTCTGTTGGGCCAGCCAACCTCTGGACCCAACCTTGCGGTGCAGAATTTCCAGCCCTctcctcctgcccagccccagcaGGGCCAGGTACAGGCCCAGAGTGCACAGGCAGGTTTCAGGCAGACTCCATTCCCCAATGTCACGTTGGCCATTCAgaatcctcagcctcctcactcca GGTGGACCTGTGGCTCCCTGCACCTTGCCTTCATCACCCCTCCTGGAGCTTCTTCCTTCAGGTTAGAGAGGGAACAGGAGAGCCCCCCAAATTCCACCTCTCCCCTTGCCACTCACCCCAGGAGGAAGCAGCTAGCGAAGCCCATGCCTCTCGTCTCCCATTAG